In Deltaproteobacteria bacterium PRO3, a genomic segment contains:
- a CDS encoding sulfite reductase subunit A, translated as HTCFCTTVEDVTDLKGEHSERWQSWDSCFTLDFSYTHGAGPQRASTRSRYRQWLSHKLATWIDQFGSSGCVGCGRCITWCPVGIDLTEEVAALRKPSP; from the coding sequence CCACACCTGCTTCTGCACCACGGTGGAGGACGTCACGGACCTGAAGGGCGAGCACTCGGAGCGTTGGCAGAGCTGGGATTCCTGCTTCACCCTCGACTTCTCCTACACCCACGGGGCGGGGCCGCAGCGGGCCTCGACCCGCTCGCGCTACCGGCAGTGGCTTAGTCACAAGCTCGCCACTTGGATCGACCAGTTCGGAAGTTCCGGCTGCGTCGGTTGCGGGCGTTGCATCACCTGGTGTCCGGTGGGCATCGACCTGACGGAGGAAGTCGCGGCCTTGAGGAAGCCCTCGCCATGA